A single Nocardioides bizhenqiangii DNA region contains:
- a CDS encoding Ig-like domain-containing protein, giving the protein MGISRMCARTIAVIVIAAGCLAAAPETALAVPGTPGSLSASASNPPVLSWDRATSAVKYEVQVDDDPAFVSPEFTLTTVNTRAVPTLVLHAGDQFWRVRAYDATNVVGAWAQASFVVDPVPAPTGLTPHATTLQQPSSPPLLSWDEVRGAEAYVVQLDDEEDTEYVGAREYTTKATALVVPEALPTGDTGESYRWRVKAIRDSGVESDFSGDATFTLSPIAAVTLNTPADDAVVQDIVLDWQPLPGAQYYELEVSTDDSFSTSTLVEPRRKVYGTRYSPSITYDNNTYYWRVRAVDTSGNPSAWSDGIDLRSFVRSWTLKPAQQWPAPGANVPANRMFLEWTPVQHATQYEVQMGSDQNFSPGTFSACHVAGTTYTPGIVEVNTTTAIVMRDPHEKCTPQAGVPTYWRVRALDLPFTRPGTGTSGVQGLFSDTRSFVFNPDALGTMTPANGATVDVPVLSWSPVDNAAHYEVSLSDNTGNPVVAKTRTYATSYVPIVSTPLTAAKSPYTWRLQAIGADGVTQSLIAQRTFSISGEAPDEGPWAGAASPLTPLTANDPGSSSMRAPLMAWEPHPGAASYRVFAGPAGSGTLFGDTADAFNVKLSHPAVTDIWTRLLEPGQYDWFVEAYDATGVPIATGPVATFAIAPIGSVGEVQVALDGTELAPPFAGSTCVVASPCDNTIATPVISWNPVPSASMYLVYVSEESDFTNVVEPLISLPATTNTIYAPTLSQEKAALAESLAGASYYVFIRPCRTVTSCGPNPVSASGMATTAFEKKSPRAVLEQPVPGATVSTSEITFDWQDYRATNAATIFADTGEAGTQSAKWYRIQVDDNANFSSPIESVRVDQSTYTSPTTLYPEGPLYWRVQAIDADDNDLAWSDGRVFTKSSPVVALTSPLHGTVRHGTTVFRWQPRAFAASYDIELYKNNDTTFSSANRVFSKNVKQTAYVWNEVIPSSTVPYVWRVRAVDPLGNKGPWSTTRAFTNSTEEPHVEGPASGSYLQGDDILLRWTSVPGATSYEVELMAPTGTTAERTDTKATAYAPYRTLVDGTWQWKVVAENASGTQIGSSGWATFVIDENGPKVMTVAPSTVLPRSSIVVTFNEPVKNVTGRTLYLKKNGTRRKVAAAVTLSADKLRATLNPSRRLGGSTVYTLKLTAGITDLRDNKLAPTTRSIFVR; this is encoded by the coding sequence GTGGGGATTTCGCGCATGTGCGCGCGCACGATCGCAGTGATCGTGATAGCAGCCGGTTGCCTGGCCGCGGCGCCAGAAACCGCGCTCGCCGTGCCCGGAACGCCCGGCAGCCTCTCCGCGTCGGCATCCAACCCGCCGGTCCTGTCGTGGGATCGGGCGACGTCCGCGGTGAAGTACGAGGTCCAGGTCGACGACGACCCCGCCTTCGTCTCCCCCGAGTTCACCCTGACCACCGTCAACACCCGCGCCGTACCGACGTTGGTCCTCCACGCCGGCGACCAGTTCTGGCGGGTTCGGGCGTACGACGCCACCAACGTCGTCGGCGCCTGGGCGCAGGCTTCGTTCGTGGTCGACCCCGTGCCTGCGCCGACGGGCCTTACCCCCCACGCGACCACGCTGCAGCAGCCGAGCTCGCCGCCGCTCTTGTCGTGGGACGAGGTGCGCGGCGCTGAGGCTTACGTCGTCCAGCTCGACGACGAGGAGGACACCGAGTACGTCGGTGCCCGGGAGTACACCACGAAGGCGACCGCCCTCGTCGTCCCCGAGGCACTCCCCACCGGTGACACCGGTGAGAGCTATCGGTGGCGGGTGAAGGCGATCCGCGACTCGGGTGTGGAGTCGGACTTCTCGGGAGACGCCACCTTCACCCTGTCGCCGATCGCCGCGGTGACCCTGAACACCCCGGCCGACGACGCGGTCGTCCAGGACATCGTCCTCGACTGGCAGCCGCTGCCCGGTGCGCAGTACTACGAGCTCGAGGTCTCGACCGACGACAGCTTCTCGACCTCGACGCTGGTCGAGCCGCGTCGCAAGGTCTACGGCACCCGCTACTCGCCTTCGATCACCTACGACAACAACACCTACTACTGGCGGGTCCGTGCTGTCGACACGTCCGGTAACCCGAGCGCGTGGTCGGACGGCATCGACCTGCGCAGCTTCGTCCGGTCCTGGACCCTGAAGCCGGCGCAACAGTGGCCGGCACCCGGCGCCAACGTCCCGGCGAACCGGATGTTCCTGGAGTGGACGCCGGTCCAGCACGCCACCCAGTACGAGGTCCAGATGGGCTCGGACCAAAACTTCTCGCCCGGGACCTTCTCTGCTTGTCACGTGGCCGGCACGACGTACACGCCAGGCATCGTCGAGGTCAACACAACGACGGCCATCGTCATGAGAGACCCCCACGAGAAGTGCACGCCCCAAGCCGGCGTGCCGACCTACTGGCGGGTCCGCGCCCTCGACCTGCCCTTCACCCGGCCGGGCACCGGTACCTCCGGCGTCCAGGGCCTGTTCTCGGACACCCGCTCCTTCGTCTTCAACCCGGACGCACTCGGGACGATGACCCCGGCCAATGGCGCGACCGTCGACGTGCCGGTCCTGTCCTGGTCCCCCGTCGACAACGCCGCGCACTACGAGGTCTCGCTGTCCGACAACACGGGAAACCCCGTCGTGGCCAAGACCCGCACCTACGCGACGTCCTACGTCCCCATCGTCTCCACGCCGCTGACCGCTGCGAAGAGCCCGTACACCTGGCGACTCCAGGCGATCGGCGCCGACGGTGTCACCCAGTCGCTCATCGCCCAACGCACGTTCTCGATCTCCGGTGAGGCCCCCGACGAGGGGCCGTGGGCGGGTGCCGCCTCGCCCCTCACCCCGCTGACCGCCAACGATCCGGGCTCGTCGTCGATGCGTGCCCCGTTGATGGCGTGGGAGCCGCACCCGGGCGCCGCGAGCTACCGGGTCTTCGCCGGTCCCGCTGGCAGCGGCACTCTGTTCGGCGACACCGCTGACGCGTTCAACGTCAAGCTCAGCCACCCCGCGGTCACCGACATCTGGACCCGGCTGCTCGAGCCCGGCCAGTACGACTGGTTCGTCGAGGCCTACGACGCCACGGGCGTGCCCATCGCCACCGGACCGGTCGCCACCTTCGCGATCGCTCCGATCGGATCTGTCGGGGAGGTGCAGGTGGCGCTGGACGGGACCGAGCTGGCTCCGCCGTTCGCGGGCTCGACCTGTGTCGTCGCGTCGCCGTGCGACAACACCATCGCCACGCCGGTGATCTCGTGGAACCCGGTCCCGAGTGCCTCGATGTACCTGGTTTACGTCTCCGAGGAGTCCGACTTCACCAACGTGGTGGAACCGCTGATCAGCCTTCCGGCAACCACCAACACGATCTACGCACCCACTCTCAGCCAGGAGAAGGCGGCACTCGCCGAGAGCCTGGCCGGCGCGTCGTACTACGTGTTCATCCGACCGTGCCGGACCGTGACGTCCTGCGGCCCCAACCCCGTCTCGGCGTCAGGGATGGCGACCACCGCCTTCGAGAAGAAGTCACCCCGAGCGGTGCTCGAGCAGCCGGTCCCCGGTGCGACGGTCAGCACGTCCGAGATCACCTTCGACTGGCAGGACTACCGCGCCACCAACGCGGCGACCATCTTCGCCGACACCGGTGAAGCCGGCACCCAGTCTGCGAAGTGGTACCGCATCCAGGTCGACGACAACGCCAACTTCTCCTCGCCGATCGAGAGCGTCCGGGTCGACCAGTCGACCTACACCTCGCCGACCACGCTCTATCCCGAGGGCCCGCTCTACTGGCGGGTGCAGGCGATCGACGCGGACGACAACGACCTTGCCTGGTCGGACGGCCGCGTGTTCACCAAGTCCAGCCCCGTGGTGGCGCTGACCAGCCCGCTGCACGGCACCGTCCGCCACGGGACGACCGTCTTCCGGTGGCAGCCACGCGCCTTCGCCGCAAGCTACGACATCGAGCTCTACAAGAACAACGACACCACCTTCTCCAGCGCCAACCGCGTGTTCAGCAAGAACGTGAAGCAGACCGCGTACGTCTGGAACGAGGTCATCCCGTCGAGCACGGTCCCCTACGTGTGGCGGGTGCGCGCGGTCGACCCGTTGGGCAACAAGGGGCCGTGGTCGACCACCCGCGCCTTCACCAACTCCACCGAGGAGCCTCACGTCGAGGGTCCGGCCTCCGGGAGCTACCTCCAGGGCGACGACATCCTGCTCCGGTGGACCTCAGTCCCTGGCGCCACGTCCTACGAGGTCGAGCTGATGGCCCCCACCGGCACCACCGCCGAGCGGACGGACACCAAGGCGACGGCGTACGCGCCGTACCGCACGCTCGTCGACGGCACCTGGCAGTGGAAGGTCGTCGCCGAGAACGCATCGGGCACCCAGATCGGGTCCAGCGGCTGGGCGACGTTCGTCATCGACGAGAACGGCCCGAAGGTCATGACCGTGGCGCCGAGCACGGTCCTGCCGAGGTCGAGCATCGTGGTGACGTTCAACGAGCCGGTGAAGAACGTGACCGGGCGGACCCTCTACCTCAAGAAGAACGGCACCCGGCGCAAGGTCGCAGCGGCCGTCACGCTGTCCGCCGACAAGCTCCGAGCCACGCTCAACCCGAGCCGGAGGCTGGGTGGCTCGACGGTCTACACGCTCAAGCTCACAGCCGGGATCACCGACCTTCGCGACAACAAGCTGGCACCCACCACCCGCAGCATCTTCGTGCGGTAG
- a CDS encoding Lrp/AsnC family transcriptional regulator: protein MITAIVFVKADVARIPEVAEAIAALDGVSEVYSVTGQIDLIALVRVRRHEDVAGVVAEQLNKVPGVVGTETHIAFRAYSRHDLESAFSLGLD from the coding sequence ATGATCACCGCCATTGTCTTCGTCAAGGCCGACGTCGCCCGGATCCCTGAGGTCGCCGAGGCGATCGCCGCGCTCGACGGGGTCAGCGAGGTCTACTCGGTGACCGGGCAGATCGACCTGATCGCGTTGGTGCGGGTCCGTCGGCACGAGGACGTCGCGGGAGTGGTGGCCGAGCAGCTCAACAAGGTGCCCGGTGTCGTCGGCACCGAGACCCACATCGCCTTCCGGGCCTACTCCCGCCACGACCTCGAGTCGGCGTTCTCGCTGGGCCTGGACTGA
- a CDS encoding DEDD exonuclease domain-containing protein — MSTAPVRSPWEDQRSFDELGRPLRDVTFCVVDLETTGGSVGDGDMITEIGAVKVQGGEVLGEFQTLVNPHTAIPAFIAVLTGITNSMVADAPPITSALPAFLEFARGSVLVAHNARFDVGFLRHFARQQDLPWPDFEVLDTVKLARRVVTRDEAPNHKLSSLARVFRSGTTPNHRALADARATVDVLHGLMERLGGLGVHTLEELQTYSSKVAATQRRKRHLADRLPHAPGVYLFCDDQSRVLYVGTSKDLRKRVRSYFTASETRTRMGEMVRLASSVTGIECATALEAEVRELRLIAEHKPSYNRRSRFPEKVTFVKLTREPWPRLSLVKRVLDDDADYLGPFSSRSAAESCLAALHETFPIRQCSDKFGRQPSRSACVLAELGRCLSPCDGSVDADTYAAVVRQLRDALLRHPDDVVELVNDKMAALAEQERFEEAGVHRDRLAAFVRAAARTQRLTSLTRCAEVVAARRDDPSTGSGQARWEVHVIRHGRLAAAGVIPTGVEARAYVEQLRASAETVVPSVGPIPAATAEESERILRWLELPGVRLVEIDGEWTCPVPGAGRHAERYAHA, encoded by the coding sequence ATGAGCACCGCACCCGTCCGGAGCCCCTGGGAGGACCAGCGCAGCTTCGACGAGCTCGGGCGGCCGCTGCGTGATGTCACCTTCTGCGTGGTCGACCTGGAGACCACGGGCGGGTCGGTCGGCGACGGAGACATGATCACCGAGATCGGGGCCGTCAAGGTCCAGGGCGGCGAGGTGCTCGGCGAGTTCCAGACCCTGGTCAACCCGCACACCGCCATCCCGGCGTTCATCGCGGTGCTCACCGGCATCACCAACAGCATGGTCGCCGACGCGCCGCCGATCACCTCCGCGCTGCCGGCGTTCCTGGAGTTCGCACGCGGTTCGGTGCTGGTGGCGCACAACGCGCGTTTCGACGTCGGGTTCCTCCGCCACTTCGCCCGCCAGCAGGACCTCCCCTGGCCCGACTTCGAGGTCCTCGACACGGTCAAGCTCGCCCGCCGGGTGGTCACCCGCGACGAGGCGCCCAACCACAAGCTGTCCTCGCTGGCCAGGGTGTTCCGGTCGGGCACCACCCCCAACCACCGCGCACTCGCCGACGCGCGCGCGACGGTCGACGTGCTGCACGGCCTCATGGAGCGCCTCGGCGGGCTCGGCGTGCACACCCTCGAGGAGCTGCAGACCTACTCCTCCAAGGTCGCGGCCACGCAGCGGCGCAAGCGGCACCTCGCCGACCGGCTCCCCCACGCGCCCGGGGTCTACCTCTTCTGCGACGACCAGTCCCGGGTGCTCTACGTCGGCACGTCGAAGGACCTGCGCAAGCGGGTGCGCTCCTACTTCACCGCCTCCGAGACCCGCACCCGGATGGGCGAGATGGTCCGGCTCGCCTCGTCGGTCACCGGCATCGAGTGCGCGACCGCGCTCGAGGCCGAGGTCCGCGAGCTGCGCCTGATCGCGGAGCACAAGCCGAGCTACAACCGGCGGTCGCGCTTCCCCGAGAAGGTCACCTTCGTCAAGCTGACCCGCGAGCCGTGGCCGCGGTTGTCGCTGGTCAAGCGAGTGCTCGACGACGACGCCGACTACCTCGGCCCTTTCTCGTCGCGCTCCGCCGCGGAGAGCTGCCTCGCGGCGCTGCACGAGACGTTCCCGATCCGGCAGTGCTCGGACAAGTTCGGCCGTCAGCCGTCGCGCTCCGCGTGCGTGCTCGCCGAGCTCGGCCGGTGCCTCTCGCCCTGCGACGGCAGTGTCGACGCCGACACCTACGCCGCCGTGGTCCGCCAGCTGCGCGACGCCCTGCTGCGGCATCCCGACGACGTCGTCGAGCTGGTCAACGACAAGATGGCGGCCCTCGCCGAGCAGGAGCGCTTCGAGGAGGCCGGCGTCCACCGCGACCGGTTGGCGGCGTTCGTGCGGGCCGCGGCGCGCACCCAGCGGCTGACGTCGCTGACGCGCTGCGCGGAGGTGGTGGCTGCCCGGCGTGACGACCCTTCGACAGGCTCAGGGCAGGCGAGGTGGGAGGTCCACGTGATCCGGCACGGCCGGCTGGCTGCAGCCGGCGTGATCCCCACCGGCGTCGAGGCCCGGGCCTACGTCGAGCAGCTCCGAGCCTCCGCCGAGACCGTCGTCCCGAGCGTGGGCCCGATCCCCGCCGCGACCGCCGAGGAGTCCGAGCGCATCCTGCGCTGGCTCGAGCTGCCCGGCGTGCGACTGGTCGAGATCGACGGCGAGTGGACGTGTCCGGTGCCCGGCGCCGGGCGGCACGCCGAGCGCTACGCGCATGCGTAG